A genomic stretch from Solenopsis invicta isolate M01_SB chromosome 15, UNIL_Sinv_3.0, whole genome shotgun sequence includes:
- the LOC105205484 gene encoding protein white, which yields MTATEETEPLISTSTISSVSKTQRVTYHTISFEDNERDALRDESPENSFDLKPIPTASTAADFNNESFGNSITYTWSDVNVYYSVKNDKIWDRLLFRTRKSVVQKHILKDVCGVAYPGELLVIMGASGSGKTTLLNALTFRSTRRLSASGLMAANGQRISPGVLTSRMAYVQQNDLFIGTLTVTEHLMFQAAVRMDRQIPRLQRIKRVNEVIDELALSNCRNTKIGIPGRVKGLSGGEMKRLSFASEVLTDPPLMFCDEPTSGLDSFMAHQVVSILKALAARGKTIVATLHQPSSEVFALFDKILLMAEGKVAFMGTAAQACAFFKTLGAACPSNYNPADFFVQVLAVVPGRELTCRHAIETTCDAFQKSVHGAHLAQEAEAVHGEFENSLKRFKYPKNSDRSLYKANWCEQFRAVLWRSWLTVIREPILVKVRLLQTIMVALLIGVVYFGQQIDQDGVMNINGALFIFLTSMTFQNVYAVVNVFCAELPIFLREHKNGMYRTDVYFICKTLAEAPIFLAMPLVFTAVVYPMIGLYPGVKHFFIAVGVVDLVANVSISFGYLISCISNNSTTALSVGPPVLIPFLLFGGFFLNTVSIPSYLVWFSYLSWFRYGNEALLINQWSEIDSIACTRSNVTCPKSGRMILQTFNFKEEDLWLDIVCLFALIVAYRFLAFLALLSKTRRSK from the exons ATGACGGCTACCGAGGAAACGGAGCCATTGATATCAACGTCGACGATATCTTCCGTCAGTAAGACCCAAAGAGTCACTTATCACACAATTTCATTC GAAGATAACGAAAGAGATGCGTTGCGCGACGAAAGCCCAGAAAACTCATTTGATCTTAAACCGATTCCGACCGCGTCGACAGCCGCTGATTTCAACAACGAAAGTTTCGGCAACAGCATTACGTATACATGGAGCGATGTGAACGTGTATTACAGCgtgaaaaatgacaaaatttggGATCGGTTGTTGTTCAGAACCAGAAAATCTGTCGTGcagaaacatatattaaaagatG TGTGCGGAGTGGCTTATCCTGGCGAACTGCTCGTAATCATGGGTGCGTCGGGTTCAGGCAAGACAACTTTATTGAATGCATTGACGTTCCGTTCGACACGCAGATTATCCGCGTCCGGTCTGATGGCTGCCAACGGCCAGAGGATATCGCCAGGTGTCCTTACCTCCAGGATGGCTTATGTTCAACAAAACGATCTGTTCATTGGCACGCTGACCGTGACGGAACACTTGATGTTCCAGGCGGCAGTGCGGATGGATCGGCAAATCCCTCGTCTCCAGAGAATTAAGCGGGTTAATGAGGTCATTGACGAG CTTGCCCTTTCCAACTGTCGAAATACCAAGATTGGGATACCGGGCAGGGTGAAGGGCCTTTCGGGAGGCGAGATGAAGAGACTGTCATTCGCCTCTGAAGTATTGACCGATCCTCCGTTGATGTTCTGCGACGAACCGACGTCGGGCTTGGATTCCTTCATGGCCCATCAGGTTGTCTCCATTCTGAAAGCGTTAGCGG CACGTGGTAAAACAATCGTCGCCACTTTACATCAACCCTCTTCGGAGGTGTTCGCTCTGTTCGACAAGATTCTGCTGATGGCCGAGGGAAAAGTCGCCTTCATGGGCACAGCCGCGCAAGCTTGTGCTTTCTTCAAAAC GCTCGGTGCCGCGTGTCCCAGCAATTACAACCCCGCTGATTTCTTCGTGCAAGTGTTGGCCGTGGTGCCGGGACGCGAGTTGACTTGCAGGCACGCGATCGAAACAACGTGCGACGCTTTCCAGAAAAGCGTACACGGTGCGCATCTCGCGCAAGAGGCCGAGGCCGTCCACGGCGAGTTTGAGAATTCCCTCAAGCGGTTCAAGTACCCCAAGAATTCCGACCGGTCGCTTTACAAAGCAAATTGGTGCGAACAGTTCCGCGCGGTTCTATGGCGATCCTGGCTGACGGTGATCAGGGAGCCGATCCTCGTTAAAGTCCGCCTTCTACAGACCATC ATGGTCGCGCTGTTGATTGGCGTCGTTTACTTCGGTCAACAAATAGATCAAGACGGCGTGATGAACATCAACGGCGCTTTATTCATCTTCCTTACCAGTATGACTTTCCAGAATGTCTACGCAGTCGTTAAC GTGTTCTGCGCAGAGTTACCGATATTTCTTCGCGAGCACAAAAATGGTATGTATCGCACCGATGTCTACTTCATCTGCAAAACGCTGGCGGAAGCGCCGatatttttggcaatgccgCTGGTCTTCACCGCCGTCGTTTATCCTATGATCGGTCTCTACCCGGGTGTGAAGCACTTCTTCATCGCTGTTGGTGTAGTAGATCTCGTAGCCAACGTGTCAATTTCATTCG GCTATTTGATATCCTGCATCAGCAACAATTCTACTACGGCCCTTTCCGTCGGTCCTCCGGTTTTAATACCGTTCTTACTTTTTGGTGGCTTTTTCCTGAATACAGT GTCCATACCGTCCTACTTGGTGTGGTTCTCGTATTTATCTTGGTTTCGTTACGGCAACGAGGCACTTTTGATCAACCAGTGGTCAGAGATCGATTCAATAGCGTGCACCAGAAGCAACGTGACGTGTCCAAAATCGGGGCGCATGATTCTCCAAACTTTCAATTTCAAAGAGGAGGACCTCTGGCTGGACATCGTCTGCTTGTTCGCCCTCATAGTAGCGTATCGCTTCTTAGCATTTCTCGCGCTACTGTCGAAAACTCGCCGATCAAAGTAA